One segment of Olsenella uli DSM 7084 DNA contains the following:
- a CDS encoding FtsB family cell division protein, which produces MRGGQAVCKGHPSRIDAAARDARPARDVTAFDARPARDARPARDRVSRDAQDTRAQAPRRTMRGRLQRVIGLLGAHQRALVVVLAIAAALGMVYVPLRDYYDARRTGEDLQARFDALNAANDELAAERDRLMTPEGIQDEARERGYVSEGETSVVVSGLPAGEQADPSARKAYEDKRPALTKVLDLLFAYDPEATWNE; this is translated from the coding sequence GTGCGCGGTGGTCAGGCCGTCTGCAAGGGTCACCCCTCCCGCATCGATGCCGCCGCCCGCGATGCCCGTCCCGCCCGTGATGTCACCGCCTTCGACGCCCGTCCCGCCCGCGACGCCCGTCCCGCCCGCGACCGCGTCTCCCGGGATGCGCAGGACACACGCGCCCAGGCACCCAGACGCACGATGCGAGGACGTCTGCAGCGCGTCATCGGCCTCCTCGGTGCCCACCAGCGCGCCCTCGTCGTCGTGCTGGCGATCGCCGCCGCCCTGGGGATGGTGTACGTGCCGCTGCGCGACTACTACGATGCCCGCCGCACGGGCGAGGACCTGCAGGCGCGCTTTGACGCGCTCAACGCGGCAAACGACGAGCTCGCGGCGGAGCGCGACCGCCTGATGACGCCCGAGGGCATCCAGGACGAGGCGCGCGAGCGTGGGTATGTGAGCGAGGGGGAGACGAGCGTCGTCGTGAGCGGCCTGCCCGCCGGCGAGCAGGCCGATCCCTCTGCGAGGAAGGCCTACGAGGACAAGCGCCCCGCCCTGACAAAGGTCCTTGACCTCCTGTTTGCGTACGACCCGGAGGCGACATGGAACGAGTAG
- the mazG gene encoding nucleoside triphosphate pyrophosphohydrolase: protein MKIGTFAKTRSCARGVRGGHSDDVDAQTRTRAGAPGTHPEFDRLVRTIWRLRQPDGCPWDKEQTHGSLTRNLIEEAYEAVDAIEQDDAPHMREELGDVLEQVLLHAQIAADAGEFTLDDVCRELNEKLVRRHPHVFGDLSREDSPDSAAEVMDVWDGVKRAERAARGLASDEVEPGLLDSVPHSLPALMQAQKISKRAAKAGFEWEDVASVWAQAESERREFEREERGSDAATEEFGDILFSLVNVARFEGVDAEEALEASNRKFRRRWGRMEAIAREEGLDLDALGAERLNDLWDRVKHEERAR, encoded by the coding sequence TTGAAGATCGGCACTTTCGCTAAGACGAGGTCGTGCGCCCGGGGTGTGCGCGGGGGGCACTCGGACGACGTCGACGCTCAGACCCGCACCCGCGCGGGCGCGCCCGGTACGCATCCCGAGTTCGACCGTCTCGTGCGCACCATCTGGCGCCTGCGCCAGCCGGACGGCTGCCCCTGGGACAAGGAGCAGACGCACGGCTCGCTCACGCGCAACCTGATAGAGGAGGCCTACGAGGCCGTCGACGCCATCGAGCAGGACGATGCCCCTCACATGCGAGAGGAGCTCGGTGACGTGCTCGAGCAGGTCCTTCTCCACGCCCAGATCGCCGCGGACGCTGGTGAGTTCACGCTCGACGACGTCTGCCGCGAGCTGAACGAGAAGCTCGTGCGCCGTCACCCCCACGTCTTCGGTGACCTTTCCAGAGAGGATTCGCCCGACAGCGCGGCGGAGGTCATGGACGTCTGGGACGGCGTGAAGCGAGCCGAGCGTGCGGCCAGGGGGCTGGCATCGGATGAGGTGGAGCCAGGCCTTCTCGACAGCGTCCCCCACTCCCTGCCTGCGCTCATGCAGGCGCAGAAGATCTCGAAGCGCGCGGCGAAGGCGGGCTTCGAGTGGGAGGACGTCGCGTCCGTGTGGGCGCAGGCAGAAAGTGAGCGGCGCGAGTTCGAGCGTGAGGAGCGGGGCAGCGATGCCGCTACGGAGGAGTTTGGCGACATCCTGTTCTCGCTCGTGAACGTGGCCCGCTTCGAGGGCGTCGATGCCGAGGAGGCCCTCGAGGCAAGCAACCGCAAGTTCCGTCGGCGCTGGGGACGCATGGAGGCCATTGCGCGTGAGGAGGGACTCGACCTGGACGCTCTGGGTGCCGAGCGGCTCAACGACCTTTGGGACCGTGTGAAGCACGAGGAGCGCGCCCGGTAG
- the mfd gene encoding transcription-repair coupling factor yields MFINRVSQKLLSAPELAPLLADLRAGDDATLGIAQSARPLLLAALWADHPRPCLLVVSGEEAADRAARTLAAWLGAGVVCRYPERRDWPWADKAPDDAVVGTRCNAIARLSAGEDCLVVASARSLLRRVPPVGSGYFASSAFAVGDEVAFEEAASLLVGMGYVDAGDAGGVSVPGTFHVHGDAVDVYPAQASAPVRVEFFGDEVDRVRRMLPSTGQTIGELAEVVVTPCREIALSDHTVALARRALYSRAQESAKVAAELELIERRAADPTLDKYLVELYGSSASPIDHIAGDTLVVLAEPRALFDDCMRADDEIAAATRAAHLSPAGLFTPPRELDFGRQQRLSLSSILRAGAGAGVIAGAAAGAKSGGAGTVGIQVRQPGIAGSDAKLLGRVRQMVADGMSVAFAVPDRAAREALELSFTDEGIPLVESLATASENSVPVTSPDAATSPAPLARAMVTFFDAPIPAGIVVPSARLAVLSVSDLTVRMAKRRRARRADPTSVTFPFKPGDYVVHATHGIALFSDIVRQEVAGRERDYFLLEYAGGDKLFVPLEQVDRITRYVGPDGSSPRLTRLNTADWSRATGKARASAKRLAFDLVDLYTRRSAVSGHAFAPDTPAQQEMESSFPYEVTIDQARAIADIKADMEASKPMDRLLCGDVGFGKTEVALRAAFKCCQDARQVMVLCPTTILAQQHFETFFSRFVPFDLSVKVLSRFVTPAQQRRALEGFAKGTVDVLIGTHRLLSSDVNPHDLGLVIIDEEQRFGVQHKEQLKNMREQVDVLTLSATPIPRTMQMAMSGVRDMSLILTPPPGRLPVRVTVGEWDPDLVSEAIRAELGREGQVYYVSNRVTTIEDAVERVREAAPEARVGVAHGKMSATQAEDIMLAFSEHEIDVLVATTIIESGIDNPHTNTLIIEDSQRLGLAQLYQLKGRVGRGRTQAYAYFMFPGELPLTPEATDRLTAINEYQDLGSGMRIAMRDLEIRGAGSLMGAEQHGNLSSVGFDLFTQMLGEAVSEARGETDEVVRSEVTINLPADFYLADEYLPDVDRRVLAYRRLAAASELAEVDALQRELEDDCGALPLAGRNLFDRARVRIRAGRLGATSVSLAGGRLTYQGVEVPRAAAQRLRAHRAVVYPKTKKLSYPFRTGKEELLPVALGVLEEIGGDDEGEEG; encoded by the coding sequence ATGTTCATCAACCGCGTGTCGCAGAAGCTCCTCTCTGCCCCAGAGCTCGCGCCCCTGCTCGCAGACCTGCGTGCGGGCGACGATGCCACCCTCGGCATAGCCCAGAGCGCGCGACCCCTCCTGCTTGCGGCCCTTTGGGCCGACCACCCCCGTCCCTGCCTGCTCGTGGTCTCGGGCGAGGAGGCTGCGGACCGTGCGGCTCGCACACTTGCCGCCTGGCTGGGAGCCGGCGTCGTCTGCCGCTATCCCGAGCGTCGCGACTGGCCATGGGCCGACAAGGCGCCTGACGATGCGGTGGTCGGCACACGCTGCAACGCCATCGCGCGCCTCTCGGCGGGGGAGGACTGCCTGGTGGTGGCGAGTGCCCGCTCGCTGCTGCGCCGCGTGCCCCCCGTGGGCTCTGGCTACTTTGCCTCGAGCGCGTTCGCGGTGGGAGACGAGGTCGCCTTCGAGGAAGCGGCAAGCCTGCTCGTGGGCATGGGTTACGTCGACGCCGGCGATGCGGGCGGGGTTAGCGTGCCGGGCACCTTCCACGTGCATGGCGATGCCGTCGACGTCTATCCCGCCCAGGCCAGCGCACCGGTGCGTGTCGAGTTCTTTGGCGACGAGGTCGACCGCGTGCGTCGGATGCTGCCCTCGACGGGGCAGACCATTGGCGAACTCGCCGAGGTCGTGGTCACGCCATGCCGCGAGATTGCCCTGAGCGACCATACGGTTGCCCTCGCCAGGCGCGCCCTCTACTCAAGGGCCCAGGAGAGCGCCAAGGTCGCGGCTGAGCTCGAGCTCATCGAGCGTCGCGCCGCAGACCCCACGCTCGACAAGTACCTGGTCGAGCTCTACGGTTCCTCTGCGAGCCCCATCGACCACATCGCGGGCGATACGCTCGTGGTCCTTGCCGAGCCACGCGCCCTCTTTGACGACTGCATGCGCGCCGATGACGAGATCGCGGCCGCCACCCGCGCGGCGCATCTCTCGCCTGCGGGGCTGTTCACACCTCCGCGCGAGCTTGACTTTGGCAGGCAGCAGCGCCTGTCCCTCTCGTCCATCCTGCGGGCGGGTGCCGGTGCGGGCGTCATCGCGGGTGCCGCCGCAGGTGCCAAGTCGGGTGGTGCCGGTACCGTCGGCATCCAGGTGAGGCAGCCGGGCATCGCGGGGTCGGACGCCAAGCTCCTGGGCCGCGTGCGCCAGATGGTGGCCGACGGCATGTCCGTGGCCTTCGCGGTGCCCGATCGCGCCGCTCGAGAGGCCCTCGAACTCAGCTTCACCGACGAGGGCATTCCCCTCGTGGAGTCGCTTGCCACGGCATCCGAGAACAGCGTCCCCGTGACCTCGCCGGACGCCGCCACGTCGCCCGCGCCCCTCGCCCGCGCCATGGTGACCTTCTTCGACGCCCCGATTCCCGCAGGCATCGTGGTGCCCTCCGCACGGCTGGCCGTGCTCTCGGTCTCGGACCTCACGGTCCGCATGGCCAAGCGTCGCCGCGCACGCAGGGCGGACCCGACAAGCGTCACCTTTCCGTTCAAGCCGGGCGACTACGTCGTCCACGCGACCCACGGCATCGCGCTCTTCTCGGACATCGTCCGCCAGGAGGTCGCGGGGCGGGAGAGGGACTACTTCCTCCTGGAGTACGCCGGCGGAGACAAGCTCTTCGTCCCGCTCGAGCAGGTGGACCGCATCACACGCTACGTGGGGCCTGACGGCAGCTCCCCCAGGCTCACGCGCCTGAACACTGCGGACTGGTCGCGCGCCACCGGCAAGGCCCGCGCCTCGGCCAAGCGGTTGGCCTTCGACCTGGTGGACCTCTACACGCGGCGCTCGGCCGTGAGCGGGCACGCCTTTGCCCCGGACACGCCCGCCCAACAGGAGATGGAGTCCAGCTTTCCCTACGAGGTCACGATCGACCAGGCCCGCGCCATAGCGGACATCAAGGCCGACATGGAGGCTTCCAAGCCCATGGACCGCCTGCTCTGTGGGGACGTGGGCTTCGGCAAGACCGAGGTCGCCCTGCGCGCCGCCTTCAAGTGCTGCCAGGACGCACGCCAGGTCATGGTGCTCTGTCCCACGACGATCCTGGCCCAGCAGCACTTCGAGACCTTCTTCTCGCGCTTCGTGCCCTTCGACCTCTCGGTCAAGGTGCTCTCGCGTTTCGTGACCCCCGCCCAGCAGCGCCGCGCACTCGAGGGCTTCGCGAAGGGGACGGTCGACGTCCTCATCGGCACGCACCGCCTGCTCTCGTCCGATGTCAACCCGCACGACCTGGGACTCGTGATCATCGACGAGGAGCAGCGTTTCGGCGTGCAGCACAAGGAGCAGCTCAAGAACATGCGCGAGCAGGTGGACGTGCTGACCCTCTCGGCCACGCCCATCCCCCGCACCATGCAGATGGCCATGAGCGGCGTGCGCGACATGAGCCTCATCCTCACCCCCCCGCCCGGGCGGCTGCCGGTCAGGGTGACGGTGGGCGAGTGGGATCCCGACCTGGTGTCCGAGGCCATCCGTGCGGAGCTTGGGCGCGAGGGACAGGTCTACTACGTCAGCAACCGCGTCACCACGATCGAGGATGCGGTGGAGCGCGTCCGCGAGGCCGCTCCCGAGGCGCGTGTGGGCGTGGCGCATGGCAAGATGAGCGCGACCCAGGCCGAGGACATCATGCTGGCGTTTTCCGAGCACGAGATCGACGTGCTCGTGGCAACGACCATCATCGAGAGCGGCATCGACAACCCGCATACCAACACCCTCATCATCGAGGACTCGCAGCGCCTGGGCCTTGCCCAGCTCTACCAGCTGAAAGGACGTGTGGGGCGCGGCCGCACCCAGGCGTACGCCTACTTCATGTTCCCCGGCGAGCTCCCCCTCACGCCCGAGGCCACCGATCGCCTGACGGCCATCAACGAGTACCAGGACCTGGGCAGCGGCATGCGCATCGCCATGCGCGACCTCGAGATTCGCGGTGCAGGCTCGCTCATGGGAGCCGAGCAGCACGGCAACCTCTCGAGCGTGGGCTTCGACCTCTTCACCCAGATGCTGGGCGAGGCCGTGAGCGAGGCACGTGGCGAGACGGACGAGGTCGTCCGGTCCGAGGTTACCATCAACCTGCCGGCAGACTTCTACCTGGCGGACGAGTACCTGCCTGACGTGGACCGTCGGGTCCTGGCCTACCGTAGGCTCGCTGCTGCGTCCGAGCTGGCCGAGGTCGACGCGCTCCAGCGTGAGCTCGAGGATGACTGCGGTGCGTTGCCGCTTGCGGGCAGGAATCTCTTCGATCGCGCCCGCGTCCGCATCCGTGCGGGGCGCCTGGGTGCGACGAGCGTCTCGCTTGCAGGAGGCAGGCTCACGTACCAGGGCGTCGAGGTGCCACGGGCGGCGGCGCAGAGGCTCAGGGCGCACCGCGCGGTCGTCTACCCCAAGACCAAAAAGCTCAGCTACCCGTTCCGCACGGGCAAGGAGGAGCTGCTTCCCGTCGCACTGGGCGTGCTGGAAGAGATCGGCGGGGACGACGAGGGGGAAGAGGGGTAG